In Monodelphis domestica isolate mMonDom1 chromosome 3, mMonDom1.pri, whole genome shotgun sequence, the following proteins share a genomic window:
- the TMEM74 gene encoding transmembrane protein 74 produces MELHHLAKKRGQADQCNSLDWSLGAPSCDHQQFRGDVKLAAAATRAALCCQKHCKSTQRVIETNESSPSPTFDFLPQKDSIQADGPPSGPLKAEKETITVEEKICHCYAQELETSFTYVDENVNLEHCTGSHSPGKDDHHQRDPDWENPNEWSHEAAMSLISEEDDTGSEATASGKSTDYGFISAILFLVTGILLVIISYLVPREVTVDPNTIAAREMERLENESARIGAHLDRCVIAGLCLLTLGGVVLSCLLMMSMWKGELYRRNRFASSKESAKLYGSFNFRMKAGTNDNTLELSLVEEDVLTVDS; encoded by the coding sequence ATGGAGCTCCACCACCTTGCTAAGAAGAGGGGGCAGGCAGACCAGTGCAATAGTCTGGACTGGAGTTTGGGGGCTCCTTCCTGTGACCATCAGCAGTTTAGAGGAGATGTAAAGTTGGCTGCAGCAGCAACCAGAGCTGCTCTCTGCTGCCAGAAGCACTGCAAATCAACACAAAGGGTTATAGAAACTAATGAAAGTAGCCCTTCTCCTACATTTGACTTCCTCCCTCAGAAAGATAGCATTCAGGCAGATGGTCCCCCATCAGGACCTCTCAAGGCAGAAAAAGAGACAATAACAGTTGAAGAGAAGATCTGTCACTGCTATGCCCAGGAACTTGAAACCTCTTTTACCTATGTTGATGAAAATGTTAACCTGGAACATTGTACTGGCAGTCATTCTCCAGGAAAGGATGACCACCACCAAAGAGATCCTGACTGGGAGAACCCAAATGAATGGTCTCATGAGGCTGCCATGTCCCTGATATCTGAAGAAGATGACACTGGTTCTGAAGCCACTGCTTCAGGGAAGTCGACAGACTATGGTTTCATTAGTGCCATCTTGTTCTTAGTCACTGGGATCTTATTGGTAATCATCTCCTATTTAGTCCCCAGGGAAGTGACTGTGGATCCCAATACCATCGCGGCCCGGGAGATGGAACGTTTAGAGAATGAGAGTGCCAGGATTGGGGCCCACCTAGATCGCTGTGTGATAGCTGGTCTCTGTCTCCTTACTCTGGGTGGAGTGGTTCTGTCCTGTTTGCTGATGATGTCCATGTGGAAGGGCGAGCTATACCGGAGGAATAGGTTTGCCTCTTCCAAAGAGTCTGCAAAACTCTATGGTTCTTTTAATTTTAGAATGAAAGCTGGCACCAATGACAACACATTAGAGTTATCCTTAGTGGAAGAAGATGTCCTCACTGTTGATAGTTAA